Within Etheostoma cragini isolate CJK2018 chromosome 24, CSU_Ecrag_1.0, whole genome shotgun sequence, the genomic segment AAAGTTCAGAGGgtgaaatggacaaaaaaagccCCTAACAAGCTGTACGACaagaaattgggaaaaattacaAGTTGGAGTAAAGGTTATAAaatgcagaatattgcaatattaaaaaaaaaaaactcaataatattgtatcgtggcatgagtgtcgtgatgatatcgtataaggaggcgtctggtgattacccccccccccccaattcaaCAGCTGTTTATGCAAGCCGGATATGCATGTTTGAtacaggagaagaagaaaaatacgCTGGTGGTTCTAACATGATAGAAAACCCCAAATCTACTGGATAGGTTCTGCTAGGAGAAACAACGAAACTTGGCCAAACTGTTGAGGGTGGCGTCTGTACTCACCCTCAGGCTgttgacacatttaaaagaatatcTGCACTTCTTGGACTTCCACTTGCCCTTGCCCCAGCTCTTCCTGCCCGGGGCGTTGGCCGTGTTCGTGGGAGTGTCTGGGCGCTCTGCGTTGGTCCCACTCTCCACGCTGACGGCATCATCCTGcacatgcattaaaaaaaaaacattaacaaacagGTGATGTGTGGTCATGTTGAAGATTTATCATGCAGAAATGTCTGTTGCATGTCAGTAGGAACCTTCACAAGCTAAACCTTTGCTTGTTGCCAGTATCTGGAGCTGTGACAAGCAACCGTGCACACAGgaagtgttattattattattattattattattattattattattatagcatAATGTTATTGTATTTAACTGCTTCACTACTACACATTAACATGGCTTACTCCAAGTCTAGCTAGGGGAACTAGTTAGCCTTGGAGAACTCCTCCATTTATCCTTTCCCCGGTAAATGATGTGTATCTTAAATCTGCTGACAGAGGATAAATACTCTTTGCTAACGTTAGAGACATTGTTGTTTGCCCTTCATGTTGGTAATTAACGATAGAGGACATCCCTCATTAACTCGGTATTTGTTCGTCTCTCAACCCTTAATTCAACATTTATTGAATTACCCAAGTCCCAAGGCAGGCAGACTCAAGTGGTTAGCAGGTGATTTCATCATAGCTAAATTAACGTTACACCTAGCCGGTACTGATGAACAAAGATGCTAGCTAACCTCTTTAGCCGGCCGGCTATTTGAGCACGATGCTAACTGGCTACAAGCTATTTACTGGGTTTGTCGCCATAGAAACTACATCGTTTAACTGCTTACGTTCTCGTCTCCTGATAAATCTGGGTTGCTGTTCTCGTCACTGCTTAGTTTCTGCTTTTTCGCTGGTATTTCTTTTCCCGCTTGAGATGGGGACTCGGACATGTTCTTATTTTCCCTCATTTTGGCTCAAACTCCGCCTCTTCCGCTCCGACGCCGCAATTGCTGCCGGGTATTGCAGTTTGATTAGTCTCAAGTTGTAGTTCATGTAGGTTCGCTTTATTTATGTGGAAAATATCGAATAtttgtgcttttctgtgttAGATGTGCTTGCAACTTTAGGCCTAGATAGCATTATTAGCCCTTTTAGTAAGTGCAACCTTAAAAAGTATCATTGAAGTCCAGCTAGTGTATGCACAGTTTAATGAGTAGCATATTCAAttaactttaaatgttaaaggtcccatgccatggcaatttcacttcatgaggttttgtAACATTAATATCCTCCTATCCTAttaagctcattgtgggactggctctagtggctggaattctgcaccaagactacattttgggaaagagacttcagatacagtattagggaccactaaggtctatataaaagagacttcagatacagtataagggaccACTNNNNNNNNNNNNNNNNNNNNNNNNNNNNNNNNNNNNNNNNNNNNNNNNNNNNNNNNNNNNNNNNNNNNNNNNNNNNNNNNNNNNNNNNNNNNNNNNNNNNgtctatataaaagagacttcagatacagtactaggggaccactaaggtctatataaaagagacttcagatacagtactggGGGACCACTCAGGTCTAAAAAAAggatccaaaaagcaccatatCATAGGACCCTTAAGGAAATGTCTCAGCCAGTCTGGGAACCAGCCAGATGCTCTGGTTGCCTAAAAAGCATCACCTGCACATCCCATCTTACATCTAACTTTTGTTTGTCCTAGACCACACAGGATTCTGCATTTGTGTGGTTGATTAGACCTCCGGTCCGGCTGGAAAGGGACTGAGCTCCGTGTCATGGGCGAGGCCCAATCAAGCCCCCACAGTCAGAGATAAAGTCTAATCAAAATAAGTAAAATCACCTTCATGCAGGATTTTAAAGGCCATGAACAAAGGTGTTTTGGAGTTAATCTGACTGATTGGACCTCTTCACAGTACGGTGTGGGTGTGTATGGACTGATTGATATCTTCTTGGATGTCATCTTAGGGCAGGGTAAATTACACCTTTATCATTCTCATAAGTAGAAAAGATGCGTGAGCTATTAAACTCCCGTCTAAGCTCCACCCCACCTGAGCAGAGTGTACTCAGACACCTGTGTGAGTGTTCAGAAGCTTTAACCAAACCGAATACAGgccaaagaaaacattaaacacacacatttacatgtatttaataaaaaaaactcataaaaatgATAATGTTTTTGAAGTAGACACAAATCTGATCACTGTTACAGTCcaacattatttttcttcatttgcaGAGACGTCGTCCATGTTGGTGGATTGGCTTAAGATTTACAGCATCAAGTCTGCATCCTCCAAGGAGGCCACGCTCATCTCCTCAGACagctcttcctcttcctcctcctcccccccctcaTCCTCCTCAGCTGCTCTCTTCAGCCCCCTCTGCTTCGACAGGGCCGCAGCGTAGCGaatgttaaacatgttaaaGTCACACctgcacaaagaaaacaaaatatggGTTCACAGGGGCCAATTGTACCATAAAATGAAGAATAATACGACACTAAAGGAACAAAGACAGGGTAATGTATGGGAAAATACCTagttaaacctttaaaaaatgcactTAATGTCATTCCTGATATGTATATACTGCATAATTACAGTAGTTTGCTAATTAACTGTTAATTCAGCTCAACAGTGAGACAGTGAGGGTTGAGACTTACAGTTTGGACAGATTGTCAAAGTGTCTCTGGATGCTCTTCTGCAGCGCCTGGAGCGTGGGCAGTATGGCTCCGGACCTGCACCCCAGATGAAGATAAGGTCACTCACAACTACATGGAGACAGCACTTGAGCCGGAGCTTGATAAAACTAATTCCTAGGTAGTAGCAAGGGACTGAGACCAGACCTGTTCTTGAGTTTCTGTCCATGCAGCATGAGCAGGCTCTGGACCCAGGTCATGTAGAACTGCAGGTGGCCGGACTTCTCCAAACTCGCCGCCAGGAAGCCCAGCAGCTTCTCCACGTAAATGTCAGGAAGAGAGCCGCAGACTACCGGGACTGGAACACAAACAATCCTCGTTATTCATCAGTTTTAGAAGCAGGAAATTAATTGATAGGTTTGTGCattgtttggttttttaaaCAAACCGGTGattaaacaatacttttaaaacagtGCCGGCACATgaaccaaaatatatataatatatttataatataaaatatttaaaaaaggatcacAAAACGACCGTTGGTGATAATGAAGAACGGCTTATTCATTGCTAAGGCCATATGGTCTTAATTAAACAAttgtttaataatgtaataacattaGCTTATACCAATGacttatttcaccagtaaattgctggtAAACGACAAAAAAAGAGCACcagatgggaaaagggtattttacaataagtTTAAATGCACCACAAGGCTGGCGAGAGTCAAGTGGACGCAGCGTCTGGGTTGTTTTTCCAATAACGGCAGCTGCAGCTGCAGACTATTGGCCCCGCCTTTTGGTTCCCGACCCTGTTCATAGACACGTTAAAAACAGGCCCGTTCACTCACTCTGCTCGTGCGGCACCGTTTCCAACACTTCCTGCTTGAGGGCTTTTTCGTTGAGTCTGAACGCCAGGACGATGGCCGGCGCCCACTCCTGGAGCCGCAGCTGCTTACGTATGCTGGCCGGCGTCACATCCAGGTCCAGGTCGTATGGGTCAAAGACCAGAGACCCATCGAGGGAGTAGACCAGCAGGCCCTCGGTGGTGGTGGCCGCCCAGCTACGCCCTGACAGAAGatggaaacactttaaaactaCTACCCAACAGCAGTGTCCCTTGGATCTtcttcaaaacataaaaacatggtgACATTTCATCCTTAATGTTGGTTTCCTGACAGCTGCATTTAAAGTATGACATGGGGACTGCAGATCTGCATTAAAGTTGATaggactgaaaaacaaaaacccttttttatattttcaaaacataagcaacctttttatctcttttgtcAGACTTTACTCTAACTGACTAAATTTGCTACCTACCAGTAGGGGAGAACCGCAGCGAGCTCACTCTGATCTCCGGCTTAAAGTGTCGAGAACTCATATCACCTGTGAGGATcaacacaaagaacaaaaataaacaagatgtATGTGAAATTAACTGAAGTAAGAACATCGAGGTAAGCCGAGCAACTACATGAGGGATTTAGGAAACAAGACATGAAGTCTccaagaaacattaaaaagggaTTTTAGACAGATGTCTTTGTCTTCGCACCTGTGGGACTGCAAATTCCTTACCCTCTATTTGGATTAACACAGTACTCTATACGTTATATACTCATACTACTAACAGCTGGTCTAAGTGTTGAAGTGAGCATGGTACCTCTCCTGACTCCAGGGAGGCTGATGTTGACCCCGTCTCCGTCTCCAGCTCCCTCGTCCACCAGAGCCAGGCTGCCAAACTCAGTCATCTTCCGTCGGTCCAGGAACTCCTGAAGGCAACGTAAGACCACATATGGTGAAGTTCAAGGACCTAGTAAGTCTGTTTGTTATCACTGGTTTAAATCCCAGTTGGCCCAGGAAACATCAAACAACCACACACTTTAAATGGACTATTTAACTATAGTTTTCTCTGTATCTACAGGTGACAGCAGTTGCCGTACCTCCATGGCATCAAAGGACAGGTTGCAAGAGATCTCAAACTTCTTCATGAGCATCTGCTCTTTGACGTTGTAGATGCAGACAAACTTGGACTGGCCTCCCGCCAAAACCGACTCTCCATCTGCCGAGTAGCACAGCGACGTGAAGGACCTGGATGCACAAAAAGCAGAAAACGCATCCTGAATCATAAATTCCACAAAAAAGCCATCaaatctgactttttctctCCGGATtggaagaaaaggaaataagTGCAGTCCTCTCACTCACTTGCCCTTGGCGGACTGCTTGGCTGTGATTTTATCCGTCTCTTTGCGGCCCGTCTCCAGGTCGTGGCGTCCGGCCACGGAGCCGGTTTGTGTGGCTGCTTGGGGGTTCCAGAAAGAGATCTCACCGTTCAAAGTGGCCACAGCCAACTCCTGACCATCCGGCCGGTAAGTTACGGCCAAacctgacaaacacacacacaagctcactTACATTATCCATTGCAAAAAGGTTCTCGGTCCGCTGGTAAAGTTCCTGCAGTGGGAACGCCCTATGTGTGTCTAGAAATACACTCTGGAGCTAGGCTGCCCCCTAGTGGCAGTGTAAAAAGACAATGGGATAGTTTATACCATCAGAGCTGAGAGGAAGGGTTTCTTTGACCTGCCAGCTGTCCAACATGTCCCACAGCCGGATGGTGCGGTCCCACGAGGCGCTGGCCAGGATCGACTGGACTGGACTGAAACAAAGGCAGCTGACCGGACCCTCGTGACCCCCGAGGACCTGGTCAGTAACAGGGAGGAGGCGGGCAGGTGAATAAGAGCTAGAGCTGGACAATTAATGTTAATTTGATCTAAAtcacaatatggactagtgcagtatctaaatatttgttaaaggcaatgAATGAATGGTCGACCCATTCTGgatgaagtattgtggtgctgcatcCCGGCCTgaaaatcctatcctacagactgaagaaaaaaatgtcctttagTACAGATCCtcgccaaaaaaaaaacaactacactataatcatttctattttttaagtTGAAATTGAAGTTGggttgaaatgtctttaatgtcCCAAAGGTGCAATTCTGTTCACATGGTTAATATGTAGCCAATACATAACCATTAGCACAAAAAAgcacatgaaaacataaaatagtaaataattttatatttcagaatgaaaatgacaatacaaaaatgatcattcacGCCAATGTCGGGACTCATACCACAATCCCAATAACAGTCGGGTTTAATAAGagcatatttaaacaaaagccCCATTTCTATACGGTTTTACAGTCATTATGGGCCTACCTCCAGCAGTCTCCCCGTCTGCATGGACCACAGGAAGATCTCAAAGGAGTCCTGGGCTCCTGCGCTCACCAGCTCCCCGCTGACATCCACTGCCAGGGAGGAGAACTGGGCAGGCCGAGGCGACGTGAACGTCCGGAAGTTTCTGTACctgtaataaataaaacgtACACGCACAGGTTTAAAAGTCACATCTCTTTAGACACAGAAGGCATTCCAGTTCCCGGGTTTCCAAAACGATTTTCCATCTCCATCACATTTCTTAGGAAGTGAATAGTAATGGGCGATAGAAACGATATGCAATATAAACTATTCAAAACTGGCCTACGATAgagattttaattatattatattatattatatcgGGATAATGCATGTTGATGATGCAATCTACCCACAAAATTTAGAGCTGCAACGCATCGTTGGCATCTTGAGTTAACGTGGCTGGAAGTGAAACGGAGGAGCTGGTGAAAAAGACCGGTACAGCACCCATTACCTGGACCTGGTTCGGATTTAAGCAGCTAGAGCGGACCTGTGGTCTAGGCCGCACCACAGAGCCTTTTATTAGCCTGGCAAGTCCCTATATAACGGCCGACTCACGGACACCAGCCGGTGTTTACAGACGTGCTACTTCCCCGCTGAACATactgtcaagtgtgtgtgtgtgtgtgtgtcactgttttACACATATTACTGTCTATGGCATGGCACTACTGTACAGAACCTTTTATAATTGAAAACTTTATACGGAAAGTATCTTCCACATTCAAAAAAATTGTGCTTTCATTTTGCActttattatgttttcatttgcGTTTGCACTAAAAAGGGAAGAAACCCAACGCTTTTTCTCTGTTAAAGTCTCTGCAAATAGtgttatagttatatatatatatataagagtTTTGCACAATAAGTGTTCTCAAAACGACATACTacgtttctttctcttttaaaaaacaatacatttagaaGTTGGACTTTCCTTAAGGTTTATGCAATCTGTTCTGAAATGGttctattataatttatatattgtGATACATATCATTAGGGCAAGAGGCTGCAATGTATGTTGCAATCTGGATTTTAGGCTACATCGCCCCTCCCAAGACGTGAACCAGCTCCCCTGTGAGTCACCTGTGCAGGTCGAACGCTCTGACCGTCCCGTCCAGAGAAGCGCTGACGATGACGAAGCCGCTGGAGGTGAAGGTAACCTTGGTGACGCTGCTGCTGTGCTCTGTGAAGGTGACGAAGCAAAGGCCGCTGTTGGTGTTCCACACTTTGACCTGCGAatagaaaccaatgtaagctataataataaACCAATGTTTATTATATTGGAAATGAAAACCACAGTCTAAGTCAATGACACAAAAGGcatgaaagaaaacatctgtTTTAAGACTTTGgtgcatttctttttacatttttaggccactgaaataataatattacttctattttttgttaaaaaacatgaacagggtttctgcaggtttgaCTAAGTCAAATGTAAGATCTTTATGAATAGATTTAAGAGCTAGAtggcaacattaaaaaaaaagaaagacaaaaaatgtatgaagaaaatgcaacatacaACATTATGTGTCTGAAAGAGACTCGCAGCAATAACAGGAAAGCTGATTGGCAGCAATATAAAGTGGTTTTACAACACGACATTAGacggaaagaaaaaaaataacatttcattgaGAATTAGAGGAATATTAAGAAACCATTTAAGAACTAGGACACAAGAATTCAGagaatttaagacttttaaggCCTGAAATTTGGAGTTTGAATTTGTAGACCTTTAAAGACCCCGTGTGTGTCAGGGGAAAGTGTCGAGCACTAACTTTGCCATCGTCGCCTCCGGTTACGATGTACTGGCCGTCTGGCGAGTACGCCAGAGACGCCATGTTGTTGAAGTGTCCCTGCTGCTTGAAGACGTAGGACTCGCTCTGCCACTCCCACACCAGCAGCTGACCCATCCCTGAAACAACActcacattttttataaaaacagataattgaggagaaaaaacaaacaatgaaaaacacccAGATGAAAAGACGCCTTACCCGAGCACCCAAAGCTGATCCAGTCTCCAGAGCTGTTGATAGACACTGAGGAGATTCTCTGGTCTGAAATACTGAAAGGAGAAGGAGAGTATTTTCTTCAAACCTACCTTACTAAAAACGTGCAACATGCATATTCTAGTCCTTTTGACTTTTGTCTCAACAAACCTGAGCTTTTCCCTTACCGTAGGGAGTGAATGAGGTTAAAGTCTGGGAGTTCGTGCAGGTGGAAGATCCCGGAGGCGAAGGCTGTGACCAGGATGTGGGTCGGCTTGTGGTAGGCGGCAGCTGTCAAGTTGTTGAAATCCCCCTCCTTGTTGAAGAAGTGTCTACAAGAGCAGACAAACAGCGAGACAGAGAGCTGCTTTTAACCTTCTGAGTACTTCATCTTCATGAGGACATTTATCTCTATCTtgttgggaaggaacttgtttttcaGTTCCtcaagttttaattaaaaagggtAAATGACTCCACGACACTAGCTTTAAGCAACACATGCTGATTTGCATGTATTATACATTAAGAACAGCCAAGGGACACATAAACCTGTGCTGCTCTGTGAAGAGCCAACATCCTAATGGAAAGCGGGCTGATGAGTATGAACATTTCAGTGCTCTGGCTGTGCCTGAGAGATAGGAATGAAACCCTGTTGCATGGCTTATTTTTGAGAAGTAAATACAAGTAAGACCAGATGTGGCTTACTTGCTCCTCTGCTTGTATCGAACGTTGTTGGTATTCTTCTCTTTGGGAGCTCCTGCTTTTCCTCTGATGacatctccctcctctccctccttcttttcctcctcagaGTCCTCTTCCTGCCCCGGCCTTGGGGCCTTGGGTTTCTCCTGGCTCTTCTTCAGGACGAGGCCGTCCAGCTCGGTGTCGCTCTCCCAGACACACAGTGTCCCGTCCTGGCTCACCGTGTACAGCTGGCGACACAGAAACAACACTCACTCATCAGAGTCCCCTTATTCAGGAGTTTTCCCTCTTATAAGTCTTTATGTGCAGCAACCgagttgtttttttggcagcaCTCAAGCCGAATGAATGTAAAAAGAgccaaaaacgttgaaaaatgATCAATCAAACTGAAAGGCTTTTCAGATTTAATGGTTGTAGTTGGATTTCTTTAGCAGGTTTTGTGCTTAAGTTCTCtggctgtatatatatatatatttttttatctgtgctAGCGTGCcaacgttttagacacagatatggtgaAAATAACGGTCCACATTTATGTCAAACTGCAtttgtctttaatttaaaaCCATCCCATTTTATTGAGGAAAGACCGGTAAACCCCTGAGCCAAATGTGCGCccctaagtcttccacaaactgAGTGAAACCCCTGATATattaacattttcctttttaattttcatacaAAACCACACGTGTCGTTTCAGATTAAATCACACAGTTAGTGCAAGGCGAAACCAGACTCACGTCCAGGCTGTCCTTCTCAAAGAAGCAGCCCACGACGACGTCCTTGTGCCCTCCCAGGGAGTAGTAGATGAGGTTGGCCCAGCGCTCGGCACCAAACACCCACGTTGACATGTCTCTGCTGCCCACCACGAAGCACCTGAAGGAGAAGGTCCCAACCGTGACATGTCTTTTTTCTCAGGGTTTTTACATGCTTGGATGTCTAATGAACTCGGACTCACTTGGAGTCGTCGGTCCAGTCGATGCAGGTGGTCTCATCGTACGGGCCGTAGTAGCTCTTGTCCAACACGAAGGCGTTGAACTCCCGCTGCTTCCCCGGAGCGTGGTACATCAGAGCCACGTTCTCCTTCGTAACAACGAACCTCCTGAAAGGGGAACCaacttgatttgattttgtattAATCTCGAACAAACAGCATGttgtaaaagaaacaaactaaATGAAATACTAACACAGAAATATCAGCttttaacaaacagaaaaaaagagtc encodes:
- the pwp2h gene encoding PWP2 small subunit processome component; protein product: MKFAYRFSNLLGAVYRQGNLSFSKDGNAVISPVGNRISVFDLKNNTSETLPISTTKNITCVGLSPDGNVAVVVDEDGAAVLVSLVTRAVLHHFHFHKPVSSVRFSPDGRRFVVTKENVALMYHAPGKQREFNAFVLDKSYYGPYDETTCIDWTDDSKCFVVGSRDMSTWVFGAERWANLIYYSLGGHKDVVVGCFFEKDSLDLYTVSQDGTLCVWESDTELDGLVLKKSQEKPKAPRPGQEEDSEEEKKEGEEGDVIRGKAGAPKEKNTNNVRYKQRSKHFFNKEGDFNNLTAAAYHKPTHILVTAFASGIFHLHELPDFNLIHSLRISDQRISSVSINSSGDWISFGCSGMGQLLVWEWQSESYVFKQQGHFNNMASLAYSPDGQYIVTGGDDGKVKVWNTNSGLCFVTFTEHSSSVTKVTFTSSGFVIVSASLDGTVRAFDLHRYRNFRTFTSPRPAQFSSLAVDVSGELVSAGAQDSFEIFLWSMQTGRLLEVLGGHEGPVSCLCFSPVQSILASASWDRTIRLWDMLDSWQVKETLPLSSDGLAVTYRPDGQELAVATLNGEISFWNPQAATQTGSVAGRHDLETGRKETDKITAKQSAKGKSFTSLCYSADGESVLAGGQSKFVCIYNVKEQMLMKKFEISCNLSFDAMEEFLDRRKMTEFGSLALVDEGAGDGDGVNISLPGVRRGDMSSRHFKPEIRVSSLRFSPTGRSWAATTTEGLLVYSLDGSLVFDPYDLDLDVTPASIRKQLRLQEWAPAIVLAFRLNEKALKQEVLETVPHEQIPVVCGSLPDIYVEKLLGFLAASLEKSGHLQFYMTWVQSLLMLHGQKLKNRSGAILPTLQALQKSIQRHFDNLSKLCDFNMFNIRYAAALSKQRGLKRAAEEDEGGEEEEEEELSEEMSVASLEDADLML